The following proteins come from a genomic window of Methanobrevibacter sp.:
- a CDS encoding cobaltochelatase subunit CobN, protein MKFFRNKPKMFVILLIAVFCFCFFSQLAFAESNDVIGNAELENASADEVVAHDLLEVSDDGGCNVSNKISIENPNENLKNSQNITVFIISDNPGTNILDKASFELDNESRLNGVKLIIRNGNQVKSMNEQELIHLLSDCDAFIGEWISSDVDSVLTSVLVKNPDLSNKKLFLILEPPSGNLNSGSSSLNLIRNNTLNYNRIFINNSNEELINYFKNTKRGNSYSNINDYLTNKDGKNFNPILNQLVLYKDLNDKNNLKNQILFVLNYLGVNVEYEQPTFTGSKSYGIYRDRWYSLEEYTATFFNPSNNRTVGILESTMYIESQQLHTCYSIIESLESRGYNVIPVFAAGGSAEQLMVMVESWTSAGNDISGFLSNSSNFDVYVDAIVSMVAYGVGGENFTKATSFFEEAGVPVFRAVHSDYVSNEQWELGSTGLTTEKSDKWWHITIAETQGIIDATFIGGASSYMSNLTGAQITTYISHERNIELLADRINSWVDLRYTLNKDKLVSIIYYNYPPGKQNIGSSYLDVIKSIYNMLYTLKAAGYSVGTLPTNVSELENLMISCGINVATWAPGELEKLSNRPGVTLLSVSEYTSWFNSLDDIVKIQVSNGTVAYIGELTKRAVELNYTKTIGSTIDDWYNQVVSLLPDEKSAEAKEVLSNIVKSLKDYANSHLQGDYESYLKYFDEFKKLNIQGLNGWGEAPGNVMVVNKNGTDYFVIPGLTFGNIFVAPEPQRGWESDIKNLYHCTAVAPTHQYLAAYYYMQTRNPNAMIFTGRHATHEWLPGKEILLSATDYGSVVVGDVPQLYFYISDGLGEAIQAKRRGFAVIISHLTSPMSYTHLYGNLTVLANLVNDYQKAGSSSEKTRLEKKIQDLIIANDYSANLGLNKSQIKGISIGLLIEKINTFLKSTQDTLYPLGLHALGEYWNEKDIASTVSAMLSRDLVLENNQGTLNLFRELSNYYYSKSYGDLTAFEREFVLDKSYDICKALIYWDVDTVNKVLINENVKFDNSNFYACLNLAKSYINLINQSISNELNAMLDGLNGRYIPTGEGGEIVAKPSVLPTGTNMFQDQSSELPTQDAWNYAKTLALLTLADLNDTTEKIIMGIWCVETARDDGALVSTVLYLLGMKPVWTDSSSAGFDDEGNPTGKKVGAMPEVIKLNDLIRPDGWAKKRIDVTVITSGLFRDLYSSQSILMDNAFRVTLARSYLTLINNKTLMNGKYGMELKQALDEVMESINYYGASNEALETNYIAQHWINYCLFYLDNGYNASYAGECAITRIFAPPNGDYGAGISKLVSMSWTWNNTDELAQFYLGRMGNMYSKKYWGDTNPLVFLRALSNSDTIITSRNTNQYGVLDNDDFFDYWGGLSMAVGHISGKNPKMNVLMYADKNNAYISSLEEVMYREIASRYDNPEWIKAMMKEGYGGARYMSNKFISNLFGWQVTRPSSVSDDLWNRVYNTYFKDKHNLGVKEWLMSGNNAYSLISMSGTMLNSIHEGYWNADEATIRDIANTWAQATVKNGVACCDCSCGNIAMMEWAVRYVNPDILAQLLPKLYDATENPVFLNNTHNPNVKPENTDNPKADPSTPNPVEGSSSSSTMSSNATSTSSNKFSLSNSQNSQGNAVSDVGKDSSSESAGASSYEGADVKKAIEINPVTQQSASEVGMSLLAVLGVICLILIIGVGYFRDDEKDKKGNNLDELFNEKL, encoded by the coding sequence ATGAAATTTTTTAGAAATAAACCAAAAATGTTTGTGATACTTCTAATTGCAGTCTTTTGTTTTTGTTTTTTTTCACAGCTAGCTTTTGCTGAGAGTAACGACGTTATTGGCAATGCAGAGCTTGAAAATGCATCAGCCGATGAGGTAGTCGCTCATGATTTGTTAGAAGTTTCAGATGATGGTGGTTGTAATGTCTCTAATAAGATTTCAATAGAAAATCCAAATGAAAATTTAAAGAATTCTCAAAATATTACTGTATTTATAATCAGCGATAATCCCGGAACAAATATTCTGGATAAAGCTAGTTTTGAACTTGACAATGAAAGCAGGTTAAATGGAGTAAAATTAATTATCAGAAATGGAAATCAGGTAAAATCAATGAATGAACAGGAATTGATTCATTTATTATCCGACTGTGACGCATTTATTGGTGAATGGATAAGTAGTGATGTTGATTCTGTATTGACCAGTGTATTGGTAAAAAATCCTGATTTGTCAAATAAGAAGCTATTCCTTATACTGGAACCTCCTTCAGGCAATTTAAATTCAGGATCTAGTTCCTTGAATCTGATTAGAAACAATACCTTGAACTATAATAGAATATTTATAAACAACTCTAATGAAGAGCTGATCAACTATTTTAAAAATACTAAAAGAGGCAATTCATATTCTAACATTAATGATTATTTGACAAATAAGGACGGAAAAAATTTCAATCCGATTTTAAATCAGTTAGTCCTTTATAAGGATTTAAATGATAAAAACAATTTAAAAAATCAGATTTTATTTGTCTTAAATTATTTGGGTGTTAATGTTGAATATGAACAGCCAACATTTACAGGCAGTAAAAGCTATGGTATTTATAGGGATAGGTGGTACTCCTTAGAGGAATATACGGCTACTTTTTTCAACCCATCCAATAACAGGACAGTTGGAATTTTAGAAAGTACCATGTATATTGAATCTCAGCAGCTGCACACTTGCTATTCAATTATTGAATCTTTAGAGTCAAGAGGTTATAATGTAATTCCTGTTTTTGCTGCAGGAGGTTCTGCTGAACAGTTAATGGTTATGGTTGAATCATGGACAAGTGCGGGAAATGACATTTCCGGATTTTTATCTAATTCTTCTAATTTTGATGTTTATGTTGATGCAATAGTATCGATGGTGGCTTATGGAGTCGGCGGAGAAAACTTCACAAAGGCAACATCCTTTTTTGAAGAGGCAGGTGTTCCAGTATTTAGAGCAGTTCATTCAGATTATGTTTCAAATGAACAGTGGGAATTAGGTTCTACTGGTTTGACAACAGAAAAAAGTGATAAATGGTGGCATATTACCATTGCCGAGACACAAGGAATAATTGACGCTACATTCATTGGTGGCGCTTCAAGTTATATGTCTAATTTAACTGGGGCTCAAATTACTACTTATATTTCCCATGAAAGAAATATCGAGCTGCTTGCTGATAGAATCAATTCATGGGTAGACTTAAGATACACTTTAAACAAAGATAAATTAGTTTCAATAATTTATTATAATTATCCTCCTGGAAAACAAAATATAGGTTCAAGTTATTTGGATGTAATAAAAAGTATTTACAACATGCTTTATACTTTGAAAGCTGCAGGATATTCAGTTGGAACTTTGCCAACTAATGTTAGCGAACTTGAAAATTTAATGATTTCTTGCGGCATAAATGTCGCTACATGGGCGCCTGGAGAACTTGAAAAACTGTCTAACCGGCCGGGTGTAACTTTACTTTCAGTAAGTGAATACACATCATGGTTTAACTCATTGGACGACATTGTTAAAATACAAGTTTCTAACGGGACCGTTGCATATATTGGTGAGTTAACTAAAAGGGCAGTTGAGTTAAATTATACCAAAACAATCGGAAGCACAATTGACGATTGGTATAATCAGGTAGTCTCTTTACTTCCCGATGAAAAATCAGCTGAAGCAAAAGAGGTTTTATCCAATATTGTTAAATCTTTAAAAGATTATGCAAATTCTCATTTGCAAGGCGATTATGAATCATATCTAAAATATTTTGATGAATTTAAGAAATTGAACATCCAAGGTTTAAATGGATGGGGTGAAGCTCCGGGAAATGTTATGGTAGTTAACAAAAACGGCACTGATTACTTTGTCATTCCGGGATTGACTTTTGGAAATATATTTGTAGCTCCAGAACCTCAAAGAGGATGGGAGTCTGATATTAAAAACCTTTACCATTGTACTGCTGTTGCTCCAACACATCAATATTTGGCGGCATATTATTACATGCAAACCAGAAACCCAAATGCGATGATTTTCACTGGAAGACATGCGACACATGAATGGTTACCAGGTAAAGAAATTCTTTTATCCGCAACTGATTATGGATCAGTTGTTGTTGGTGATGTGCCTCAATTGTATTTCTATATTAGCGACGGTTTAGGTGAAGCCATTCAAGCTAAAAGAAGAGGTTTTGCAGTTATTATTTCTCATCTGACTTCTCCAATGTCCTATACTCATTTATACGGCAATTTAACTGTTCTTGCCAATCTGGTAAATGATTATCAAAAAGCGGGAAGCAGTTCTGAAAAAACAAGATTGGAGAAAAAAATACAGGATTTGATAATTGCCAATGATTATTCTGCCAATTTGGGACTTAACAAAAGCCAGATAAAGGGCATATCTATTGGCTTGTTAATAGAAAAAATCAATACATTTCTAAAATCAACTCAAGACACTCTCTATCCATTGGGTCTTCATGCATTAGGCGAATATTGGAATGAAAAGGATATTGCCAGTACAGTTTCTGCAATGCTTTCCCGTGATTTAGTTTTAGAAAATAATCAAGGAACACTTAATTTATTTAGGGAACTTTCTAATTATTACTATTCAAAATCATATGGTGATTTAACTGCATTTGAAAGGGAATTCGTATTGGATAAATCTTATGATATATGTAAAGCGCTGATTTATTGGGATGTTGATACTGTAAATAAGGTATTGATTAATGAAAATGTTAAGTTTGATAATTCTAACTTCTATGCTTGCTTGAATTTAGCTAAAAGTTATATAAATTTAATTAATCAAAGCATTTCCAATGAATTAAATGCAATGCTTGATGGTTTAAACGGCAGATATATTCCTACCGGTGAAGGGGGAGAAATTGTTGCAAAGCCAAGTGTTCTTCCGACAGGTACAAACATGTTTCAGGATCAGTCATCTGAGCTTCCAACACAGGATGCATGGAATTATGCAAAAACTCTTGCATTATTAACTTTGGCTGATTTGAATGACACTACCGAAAAAATCATTATGGGAATTTGGTGTGTTGAAACCGCAAGGGATGATGGTGCTTTAGTTTCAACTGTTCTTTATTTATTGGGTATGAAACCTGTCTGGACAGATTCATCAAGTGCAGGTTTTGATGACGAAGGAAATCCTACCGGAAAAAAAGTCGGAGCAATGCCTGAAGTTATCAAATTAAATGACTTAATCCGTCCTGACGGATGGGCTAAAAAAAGAATAGATGTTACTGTAATTACTAGCGGATTATTCAGAGATTTGTATTCTTCCCAATCAATTTTAATGGATAATGCATTTAGAGTAACCTTGGCAAGATCATATTTGACATTGATTAACAATAAAACTCTGATGAATGGAAAATATGGCATGGAGTTAAAACAAGCATTGGACGAAGTCATGGAGAGCATAAATTATTATGGTGCTTCAAATGAAGCCTTAGAAACCAATTATATTGCTCAGCATTGGATTAATTATTGTTTGTTCTATTTGGATAATGGTTATAATGCATCCTATGCAGGAGAATGTGCAATTACCCGCATATTTGCTCCGCCTAATGGGGATTATGGTGCTGGAATATCAAAACTGGTGTCAATGTCATGGACTTGGAACAACACTGATGAATTAGCCCAATTCTATTTGGGAAGAATGGGAAACATGTATTCCAAAAAGTACTGGGGAGATACAAATCCTTTAGTATTTTTAAGAGCACTGTCAAATTCAGATACAATCATAACAAGCCGTAATACCAATCAGTATGGCGTATTGGACAATGATGATTTCTTTGATTATTGGGGAGGCTTATCAATGGCTGTTGGACATATTTCCGGCAAAAACCCAAAAATGAATGTTTTGATGTATGCCGATAAGAATAATGCATATATCTCTTCACTTGAAGAAGTCATGTATCGTGAAATCGCTTCAAGATATGACAATCCGGAATGGATTAAGGCAATGATGAAAGAAGGATATGGAGGTGCCCGTTACATGTCAAATAAATTCATCAGCAATTTATTCGGATGGCAAGTAACAAGGCCAAGCTCAGTTTCAGATGATTTATGGAATAGGGTGTATAATACCTATTTTAAGGATAAACATAATCTTGGCGTTAAAGAGTGGTTAATGAGTGGAAATAATGCATATTCTCTTATTTCTATGAGTGGAACAATGTTAAATTCAATTCATGAAGGATATTGGAATGCTGATGAGGCAACAATAAGGGATATTGCAAATACATGGGCACAGGCAACAGTTAAAAATGGTGTTGCATGTTGTGACTGTAGCTGCGGCAATATAGCAATGATGGAATGGGCGGTTAGATATGTAAACCCTGATATTTTAGCACAGCTATTGCCAAAATTATATGATGCAACTGAAAATCCCGTATTTTTAAATAATACTCATAACCCAAATGTCAAACCTGAAAATACTGATAATCCTAAAGCAGACCCTTCAACTCCAAATCCTGTGGAAGGTTCTTCATCCAGTTCAACAATGTCCAGTAATGCAACTTCCACAAGTTCCAATAAATTTTCATTAAGCAATAGTCAAAATTCACAAGGAAACG
- a CDS encoding MATE family efflux transporter, whose protein sequence is MQTNENIESIIGSPRKAINKLAFPTILSMLLMFLNNLIDSFWVAGINADALAALGFISPLYLVIIGLGSGVGAGANSLISRYIGEQRSDDANNAVMHSIIVTVIVSVLVLIIGLFFLEDLVILLGAGSVSSYCLSYGKIIFLLNIVFLLPNVTASIFRAEGDVKRATNPLILTAVLNMILDPIFIYTLDLGIFGAGFATVIASFIGLLWMLYWIYIKKDTYFKFKFDYYRAKWKIYKEILVVSLPAGTEEIIFAVVAIILNYLIMITAGVSEVAAFTIAWRFMSMAFLPCMAIGIATITVSGVAYGARNGSNFDETIKYSTLLSLAITLIFSGVFFFFAYPICDIFTFTSNNSELVHRSAEILQLLVFYNFLIPFGATAAYAYQGVGSGFKSLALTILRELVLSMAFAYLMGITFGMGIFGVYLGAIIGMNIGSLLGFICIWIFNLKFRKEFSR, encoded by the coding sequence ATGCAAACCAATGAAAACATCGAATCGATAATTGGAAGTCCTAGAAAAGCCATTAATAAATTGGCTTTTCCGACTATATTGTCAATGCTTTTGATGTTTTTAAATAATCTAATTGATAGCTTTTGGGTTGCAGGAATCAATGCAGATGCTCTTGCGGCGCTTGGATTTATATCTCCGCTTTACCTGGTCATCATCGGTCTTGGAAGCGGTGTCGGTGCAGGTGCTAATTCATTAATTTCAAGATACATTGGAGAGCAGAGGAGTGACGATGCAAACAATGCAGTCATGCACTCAATAATAGTGACTGTTATTGTTTCTGTTCTTGTTTTAATAATCGGATTGTTCTTTTTAGAGGACCTGGTCATATTGCTCGGTGCAGGTAGCGTAAGTTCATATTGCCTAAGCTATGGGAAAATCATATTTCTGCTCAATATCGTGTTTTTGCTTCCTAATGTGACTGCCAGCATATTTAGGGCAGAGGGAGATGTAAAACGGGCAACCAATCCTTTAATCCTGACGGCTGTTTTAAACATGATTCTTGATCCGATTTTTATCTACACACTTGATCTTGGAATTTTCGGAGCAGGTTTTGCAACTGTAATAGCTTCATTTATCGGACTTTTGTGGATGCTTTACTGGATTTATATTAAAAAAGACACATATTTCAAGTTTAAGTTTGACTACTACAGGGCCAAATGGAAAATATATAAGGAAATCCTTGTTGTTTCACTTCCTGCAGGAACAGAAGAAATCATATTTGCTGTTGTTGCAATAATCTTAAATTATTTGATTATGATTACTGCAGGAGTTAGTGAGGTTGCGGCTTTCACAATAGCCTGGAGATTCATGTCAATGGCATTTTTGCCATGTATGGCCATTGGAATTGCCACTATAACTGTTTCAGGTGTTGCTTATGGCGCCCGTAACGGTTCAAATTTTGATGAAACAATCAAATACTCAACATTGCTTAGCTTGGCCATTACATTAATATTTAGCGGGGTATTTTTCTTTTTCGCTTATCCTATCTGCGACATATTCACTTTCACATCAAACAACTCTGAATTGGTTCATCGTTCAGCAGAGATTCTGCAATTGCTGGTTTTCTATAACTTTTTAATTCCTTTTGGAGCAACTGCGGCCTATGCCTATCAGGGTGTCGGCTCAGGGTTCAAATCACTTGCCCTTACAATACTTAGGGAGTTAGTTTTAAGTATGGCATTTGCTTACTTGATGGGAATCACCTTTGGCATGGGAATCTTTGGAGTATATCTTGGAGCAATAATAGGAATGAATATCGGCTCATTGCTTGGCTTTATCTGCATATGGATATTTAATCTGAAATTCAGAAAGGAATTTTCCCGCTGA